Part of the Lycium ferocissimum isolate CSIRO_LF1 chromosome 6, AGI_CSIRO_Lferr_CH_V1, whole genome shotgun sequence genome, ctcttggcctcgttattaggtaaagccactgcttctacccattttgacacataatccacaaAGAACCGAATATATTTCATGCCACTCGAACTCACTGAGGGTCTCATGAAGTCAACCCCCTAGACATCGAACACTTCCACCTccataacaaaattcataggcatctTTTGCCTTCTGCCTATGTTCTATTGCCTCTGACATTGGTCACAAGACCGCACCAATAAATTAGCATCATAAAATATGGTCACGGTAATAACCGTATTCAAGTACCTTATTTTGCACGATCGAGTTccactatgatgacccccaACAGAGAGTCATGGCACGCCTTTAGAATCGCCATCACTTCACTTTCCGGAACACATCGCCGAATGATGTTGTCGGCGCATGTTCGAACGTATAAGGCTCGTCCCGGTAGGATCGCCGAGCATCCCgcaagaatttcttcttttggtaggCTTTGATATCTTACGGAATTATACTCCGTGGCCAAATAATTTGCAATATCAGCATACCAAGGCGCCACCTCCATATGCACAGCCAACACCCTCTCATCTGGAAAAGCATCATCTATGTCAAGCTCATTAGAAGGTCTCCCAGCCTCTTCAAGGCGAGAGAGATGGTCAGCAACCTGGTTTTCAGTGCCATTGCGATCCTTTACCTCAAAGTCAAACTCTTGCAGCAAGAAGCACCCATCTGATCAGTCGCGGCTTTGCTTCCTTCTTTGCCATGAGATATCTCAAGGTGGCATGATCGTGTAAACCGCGACTTTGTACCCCAACAAGTAGGcccgaaacttctcaaaagcaaacaCGATGGCAAAGCGACTCTTTGCTGCGTCTTCGTGTAATTCATCCGGCGCATTCGTGCTGTTCCGCTTGTATAatagatcgggtgcataattttattgtgcctcGTCCGAAACACGCACCTATTGCAAAACAACTAGTATCACACATCAGTTCAAATGGCAAGGACCAGTCAGGAGCAACAATAATATGAGCAGTAGTAAGACGCTCTTTCAACTCATCAAACACCTTTCGGCACTTATCATCAAATGCAAACTtcgcctctttttcaagaagcttgcacatggGATTAGAAATATTGaagaaatctttgatgaagcgcTTGTAGAACCCagcatgtcccaagaaactGCGGACACCTTTGACCGAGATAGGTGGTGGAAGTTTTGCAACCACGTCAATTTTTGCTTGATCtacctcaattcccttttcagagattttgtgaccaaggacgatcccttccttcaccataaaatggcacttctcccaatttagaaCGAGATTGGTCTCCTCACATATTTTCAGCACTTGACCCAGATGGCCAAGACAATCGTCAAATGAATCCCCCGCTGTGAGAAGTCATCCATGAACACCTCCAAGTAATCCTCTACCATGTCGATAGAAAATTGACATCATGCACCTCGAAAAGTGGGTCggtgcattacacaacccaaacGGCATCCGGCTAAATGCAAACGCCCATAAGGACATGTAAAAGTAGTCTTCTCGATCTTCCAAGGCAATATTGATCTGATTGTAGCCCGAATAACCATCAAGGAAATAATAGTAGGAACGCCCCGCTAGcctatcaagcatttgatcaataaaaggaaTGGGAAAATGGTCCTTGCATGTGGCTGTGTTGAGCTTGCGATAATCTATGCAAACTCTCCATCCGGTCATGGTTCTAGTTGGGAtcaactcattctttgcatttggCACCACAGTGATGCCGCCCTTTTTAGGAACACATTGGACtgggctcacccatttactatcAGCAATTGGGTAAACCACTCCAGCATCCAACCATTTGATGATCTCCTTCTTGACTACCTCTTGCATATTCTCGTTCAGCCTCCTCTGATGCTCTACACTCGGTTTGCTACCTTCCTCCAACTGGATTTTGTGCTCACAGATCCCAAATGGAATACCCcgaatgtctgctatggtccaaccaatagcacgCCTATACTCCATCAACACCTCCAAAAGCTGTAAAATCTGCTCCTCAGTCGGTAGAGCTGACACAATCACTGGCAATGTATTGTCcggaccaaggaactcataccTCAGATATGAGGGAAGCTGTTTAAGCTCCAATTTAGGTGGCTCAATGATCGAAGGCTTTGCTAGAGGAGATGTTCTATTTTCCAGATCAAGATTCAGCTTCTTTGGTTGGTAAGAATATGATCCCAACCCAACAAGTGAATTTTGTCTCACATAACCTTCCATGTCTTCGGCATCAAAATTAACGAGAATACCCACTAGAGCTTCACctaaactttcttcttccatcttgaactcCTTTGCTTCATCAATAACGTCAACCGAATCAATTACCGAAATGCTTtcgtaagcacttggtaacttcatccAATTGCTTCGAAAAGTCACTTCTTCATCGTTGACtcggaacttgatttcattttttttttgagtccaTCAGAGCTCTCCCTGTAGTAAGGAAAGGTCTCCCCAGAATAATAGGAATGTCCCTATCAACAGCACAATCAAGAATTACAAAATCAACGGGCAACATAAAATCACCAACCCGCACAAGTACATCATCAACCACCCCAACAGGTCTCTTGATAGACCTATCAGTCATTTGTAACCTCATAGTAGTCAGCCTTAGCATCCCCAAAcctgattgtttgtatatagcaaggggcatcaaattaatactcgccccattatcacacgaagcgcgagcaaaatcatggtgcCCACCgaacaaggaatggtgaacGCCCCAGGATCTCCCTTCTTCTGAACAGTTGTAGTTGAGATGATGGAACTCACAGTGTGAGTCAAACTTACGGTTTCATGTTGAACCATTTTCTTCTTGATCAGCAAgtccttcaaatatttagcaTAACCAGGCATTTCCTTGACAGCAtccaagaaaggaaaatttagaGATAACTGCTTCAGTTGATCATAAAACTTCTCgaacttagcatcttccttcttcttgaccaacctctgaggaaagggTGGTGTAGATTTGAAAAGCTGAGTCAAAGGGCGGAGAGCCCCTTTCACAGGCTGCTTGCTCATGTTCTCAGCTGCTTTCGCAAGCTCCGGAATATCAGCAACATTCTTGCCAGTAGcattctcatcaacaataatgggTGCTTCAGACTGCACCTCATCATCTTCATCTATTGGCTCAGGATCAATCACCTTCTCATCAGCCCCTCGGAGTGTTTTACCACTCCTAGTAGTGATGGAAAACACACGGTCTACACTGCCTCCCCCATTCTTTGGATTTGGAATAACGTCACTCGGAAGGCCTCCCTTTTTAGGAGGGTGCTACTCTCTAGAAATAACCCTCATCCATGACTCGAGCTTCGAATAGGCTTTGTATGGGAACCCTTTTCTCTGTCGCCCCCAGATAAAGTTCTCCAGACTTAGACTGATTTGCCAGAATCTTCTCAAGCATTGCTTCAACCTTCGAACTACATTGCTCTGTTAACTGCCCTTTCGGTGGTATATaaggattgaaactcttgttccCAAAATTGTTACTGTTGTTGTAGCTCCCTTGGTTCGCACCACCATAATTATTTTTGTAGTTCCCAGAGTTGTTATAAGCACCTTGACCTTCCGAGGTCTCCATTGATTCGACTCGATAACCACTCGGTAATTCGTCTCGGTAACCCCTTGAGAGTTATTTACATAATTAGCATGTTCAATCTGCATAGGGGCCCTTCGTGGAACGGACCATCTTGAGCATGGTACATCCCTTTGGTAAAATCGCCTCCTCCTCACAAACATTTACCTTCTTGATCTGGGATTCATCGAACTTCTTCGTCAGCAAGGAAATATTTGTTGAAAGTTCTGCCAAGGTTTgctgggtatcttgattctctTTCACTATATTTTGGATCATAGCACTACCAAACGGTACCACATCAACATTGTTTGAGTGCCAAGCCTGATTATGAGTTGTCAGCTTGTTAAGTATGGTGGTCACCCGTCGATAagatttgttcatgaaacaACCATCAGCTGCATTATTCGCAACTGACTGCGACACTGGATCTAACCCTcggtagaacttctccattaatatgTTATCTGGAAAACCATGATTTGGGCTCTTCTGCAAATAATCCTTGAATCTCTCCCATGCTTCATATAATTGTTCCCCCGGTCGCTGCTTAAATTCATAGATCTTGTCTCGAATTTCAGCCTTCTTGCTAGAGGGGTACCATTTTGTGAGAAACGCAGCCACCATCTCTTCCCATGAAGTAATCGAATTTCGGGGCAGCTTCTCGAACCACGTTCTTGCCTCTCCAGCcaaggaatatttgaataacctcAACCGAATAGCATCTTGTGGAACGTTTTTTTGGATGTGATTAGCACACACATCTACAAAATTCTGCAAATGACGTTGAGGGTCATTCTCGGTAGAGTTCCGAAAGTAtccctcaagcttcaacaactggTATAGAGAGAAATCAATTTTCACGAGCAGCTCCCAACTCGAGAAATTtgaacaatagcagatgcataATCCTCTCTGGAACGAGCTCGGTGAAAATATTCTCATCATCCGAATCATTCGCCCGATTGTTCAACCGATTCCACAGTTTATCGGCATGTTGATTTTGCCGATTCGATTCATGTTCACCTGGTTTACACGAGTAGCAAACAcggtgtgatggaataagcaaaacacttcaataaagcaaacactatttagtaatttcaaaaccgtattcaagcaacggcgccaaaatttgatacgctcaaattacacctattaatggtataacgcgacgttgtcaaatatagtaac contains:
- the LOC132061324 gene encoding uncharacterized protein LOC132061324 encodes the protein METSEGQGAYNNSGNYKNNYGGANQGSYNNSNNFGNKSFNPYIPPKGQLTEQCSSKVEAMLEKILANQSKSGELYLGATEKRGGLPSDVIPNPKNGGGSVDRVFSITTRSGKTLRGADEKVIDPEPIDEDDEVQSEAPIIVDENATGKNVADIPELAKAAENMSKQPVKGALRPLTQLFKSTPPFPQRLVKKKEDAKFEKFYDQLKQLSLNFPFLDAVKEMPGYAKYLKDLLIKKKMVQHETVSLTHTVSSIISTTTVQKKGDPGAFTIPCLGMLRLTTMRLQMTDRSIKRPVGVVDDVLVRVGDFMLPVDFVILDCAVDRDIPIILGRPFLTTGRALMDSKKK